In the genome of Phocoena sinus isolate mPhoSin1 chromosome 15, mPhoSin1.pri, whole genome shotgun sequence, the window acaccaactgtcattcacacacacatacacattcacgtACCCAGCAGGGTAAGAAACATACACAACAAAATCATTAGACTGGGAAGCCAGGAAAATTGGCTTATAGACAGGCTTTTTTgttaacttgctgtgtgactttaggcaagtcactCCCCCTCTCTGCCCCTCATCCATAAAACAAGAACACTAAGATCTTCTTTAAGGCATGGTATAGTAGAAGCAGCTCAGGATCGGGTGTAAAAAGTTCTAGGCTGgagttccagctctgctttttcccAGATGGGTGACCATGAGCAAGTtactaacttctctgagcctcaggttcctcccCTGGAAAAACAGGGGTCATTATAATGCCCATTCCACCTATCTTACCAAAGAGAAATCATATTGGATAACAGATGGGAGAGGGGCAGGTAGAAGGCAGTTCTAAGGCTGATGGACCTCTGCTATGCATCTCATTGACACAAACACCCAGAATCATTCAAATCAGCTACAGCCACATCTACAGATCAACAATCCTACTTGGTTGACTGTATAGGAAGTTCCCTTATTTTGAAAAAGGCTCCCAGTGGTTTGGGTCTTGCCCTCTGTCAGAGTGGGGAAGAGGTTAAAGAACGTTCTCTCGAGGGGAGAAGAGCTGTGGTCCTCCCCTGAGGCCTTAAGGTGACCAGCTCCCTTGGTGAGGTTGTAGGGAATGACTTATGGGTGTTCTCTCTAGATGACCAAGGTCCTGCGATCAGGAAGCAGAGGTACATGTTTGACATTAGCGCCCTGGAGAAGGATGGGCTACTAGGGGCCGAGCTGCGGATCATGCGGAAGAAGCCCTCGGACACAGCTAAGCCAGTGGCCCCCAGCAGTGGGCGAGCTGCCCAGCTGAAGCTGTCCAGCTGCCCCAGCGGCCGACAGCCGGCGGCCTTGCTGGATGTGCGTTCCATGCCAGGCCTGGATGGATCTGGCTGGGAGGTGTTCGACATCTGGAAGCTCTTCCGAAACTTTAAGAACTTGGCCCAGCTGTGCCTGGAGCTGGAGGCCTGGGAACGGGGCCGGGCTCTGGACCTCCGTGGCCTGGGCTTTGACCGGGCTGCCCGGCAGGTCCATGAGAAGGCCCTGTTCCTGGTGTTTGGCCGCACCAAGAAACGGGACCTGTTCTTTAATGAGATTAAGGCCCGCTCTGGCCAAGATGATAAGACCGTCTACGAGTACCTGTTCAGTCAGCGGCGAAAGCGGCGGGCCCCACTGGCCACACGTCAGGGCAAGCGGCCCAGCAAGAACCCCAAGGCCCGCTGCAGTCGGAAGGCGCTGCATGTCAACTTCAAGGACATGGGCTGGGACGACTGGATTATCGCGCCCCTGGAGTACGAGGCCTTCCACTGCGAGGGGCTATGCGAGTTCCCCCTGCGCTCCCACCTGGAGCCCACGAACCATGCAGTCATCCAGACCCTGATGAACTCCATGGACCCTGAGTCCACGCCACCCACCTGCTGTGTGCCCACGCGGCTGAGTCCCATCAGCATCCTCTTCATTGATTCCGCCAACAACGTGGTCTATAAGCAGTATGAAGACATGGTCGTGGAGTCTTGTGGCTGCAGGTAGCAGCACTGGCCTCTGTCTTCCTGGGTGATACATCCCAGGATGCTGGTCACAAGAGCCCCTCCACGCACTCCTGGAATCACAGAGGGGTCGGGAAGCTACAGCCAGGAGCATCTACACAGCCTGCGTGAAAGGGGATTTCAACAGCCTTGTTCACTCTCAGAGTGGGAATTGGGCTGAAGGTCTCTTTCTATCCACAAGTCCCCCTGTCTGAGGATCTCTGCCCTTCTGCTGCTCTGACTGGCGGGGACAGGCCCAGGGAGACAGACTCTGAATAGGACTGAGACCCAGGAGGCCTTGTCTTCCAATGAAACTCAGCCCACCACCTCTCCTTACCGGGACCTTCTCGATCTCTGGACTCTCCAGGGAGGACTCTCCTTGGGAGAGGCACAGGTGCCACCTCCTCCTTGAATTACCATTGTGCTTGATGACTTTCTGCCCCTGGGGCAGATGGATGCTGGTTGGGCAGGGGTGGGAAAGAGGGGGAGCGGGTTTGGGCATGGGTGTGAGGCTCTTAGACTGTTAGATTAAAATGTACATTGatgagataaaaaacaaaaccatgccTAAAACTGTGGCAGATTTCTTATTTACCCCAGGGGACCCAGTGACCCTTCAAAGAATGACTGTCCCAGAGAGGGGAGGCGGGCTGCCCAGAGCAGAATGGGACAGAGAGCACAGGCTGAGCAGGGCCAGTGCTACCTCTAACCCCATTCCTGGTTTTCTTCCAGAGCTCCATCTATTCCACTGAGGCATAGCAACAGAGTTAGGTTTCCTTTTTGACATTCCTTAGTCAAGTTTGTTGCCTCCAAAATGGATCCCTTAAATGGGAGGGAAATTGGGGATTTCATTTCCTCTAAAGTCATCCCCACTTCCTTCACCAGTGTCTGCTCTGTCCCCTCTCATCCCCACATCATACTCACAGAATCAGCTGGTCACCATTTAAAGGGCCCTCCACCTCTCACTGGGAAACGTGGGCTGCCACGATCTCCTCTTCCCCTATTGGAGCATCTCTTTTCTGTCACTGACCACTGTTCCTCACGTGATCTTACCTGTGATCTTATCTTACCTGCTACCCTCCAGTTCGGCACACATTCCACCCCTTCACTCCAGCTCTAGAAACAACTGGAGCTCCTCCCCTTTATATTATAccgtatataaatacataattatacaTTAGTAACCTCCCCACTGACCTTACTGACCTTAGACGGACCAATGCCAGACACATTCCTGCTTGGGGCTTGGCCCAGACTAAATGCCCACTTCCCTTTTCCACTAGAACCTATGGGGAAGAGCGAGGCATAAGCTCTTGGGAGGGGAATACAGCCTTCTGGTAGGGAAATTTGGGCACCTGAGTCCTTGTTCCAAGGGCTCAGGACCAGGTTCTGCCTGGCTGAAGAAAGGGAGGACCAGCAGAAGAAAGCCTAGGCCTCAGCTTCCCACCCAGGGGGCCTCAAaatttcccccatctctctccagcTGGGTCTTCGATTCCCAGGGCTCCTAGCCAAAGCTGTTTCAACAGTAGGAATTCTTGCCCAGCTCTGGACAGATCCTGTGTTTCTTCCCTCTAGGCCTGAAACCTGGGTTGTCAGGACCTGAAGCAAGAGCCCAGGGTTGGGGGCAGCATACCTTCGAGCTACCTCCCTGGCTTGGAGGCCATTCCCTGTCCCTGAGGGGCCAGCCTGAGCCTGGAGCCTAGCCCTCCCTGGCCGAGTTTCGTTGTGTTTGGCTGGGGGCAGGCCCACAAGCTCTGGAAGTAAACAAAGGAGCTGCACGGCAGACAGAGTTCTGGTGTATGTGAGAGGAGAGTGAGCCTGGAAGGGAGGTGCCCGGAGAGGCCAAGCAATGGACTGTGGACACAGGGAGAGCAGTGTAGAAGCAGGGTGGCTGGAGACCGAagggcagagaggcaggggaCCAAGGGGTCACAGGTGGGGCAGGCTCCTACATGCACTGATTTCCTGGGCTGTATGTCCCTGGTTTCTTAGAAAGTCTGACAGATTGGAGCTCTCCCTGCCTTATCCCTATCAGAGAGCTTCAAGGACTCTCAGCCACGGTGCTCTTCCTGCTGAGGTCCAGGCATTGAATTGAATGTTGTGGCTCCAGTTTGATACCCTAGGAgcttcctctcccacctccacctgtcCTAGAACACTTTTTCGCAAGAGAACCAATCAGACTCTGTACCTGACCCCCTTTCCCACCCAGACCATGGGGAACCAATCAGATTGTTGTGGGTGGGAACAGCCCTTCCATCCTAACCATCTGATCTGTTCAACTGCCTCCTTGGAAAATTATCCCCACCAGGCACCCACCTCCAGTCCCAGTCATAACAGGCTGCATACTTGTACAGGGCATTCTCACACCAAAGGGTTCAAGGCTTATATCGTTCTTTAGAGTTCACAAACACTGTCTCAGCTGTGGTCTCACAGCTCTGCTGGCCTCAAAAGGCAGCCCAGTTTCAAATTTCAAGATTTGTCACTTAGAGTTAGAGGCCTTGGGCAAGTCGTCTAATTCCATgaaccttgatttcctcatctgtgaaaataaaagggggggggggaaggataaaCAATGTACCTATTTCATAAGGTTAACTGTGAGGATATGAAAGACACTCAGCACAGTAGCTGGCACAGAGgtggcactcaacaaatgttagttgtTATCATTATTGTGCCTCAAACAGTCTTGTGAAGCAGGCAGGGCAAGGAATGTTACCCTCTGCTCccctatttttacagatgagaagctaACAATCCAGAGAGGTAACTGCAGGTCTCCTGCAGGTCTCTGTATTCTTTGTACCATTCTTGCCACTTTTCTGGACCCCCAATTCCACTGACCCCAGTCTTGGCAAGTAGTAGAATTATCTTCCCGGGGCTTGGCGCCCTGGTCTTAAAGTATCTCCTTGGGGACACAGAATATTGTTAGTTCTCAGGGGGAAATAGCTAAGCATATAGTTTAGGGCAGGGAAAATGAGAGGTCCGTAGCAGAGGAAAGAAGTGAGGCCCCCAAAGCTCTGATGCCATCTCTTGGCCTCTTCCACATCCCCATGTCCCAGGGCCACAAGCTGGAGAATCAGCTGTTCTAGGGCTTGGAACACACAACCTTGGGAAGCCTCTGCCTTCACAATTAGTTCTTTTGATCTGAATATAATGTGAGGAAGCAAAGTTAAGCAGAATAGTCATATATGCTTAGGAGTCAAGCAGATCTGGGTTCCAGTTCTAGTTCCACGACTTTCCAGCTgagtgactttgagcaagttacttaatcactCTAGTTTCTCTAACTGTAAAAGAGGGATAATAATATCAAATTTAATGGACCTGGGATGCAGGAAAGgggatattcattcattccatccaTCTTTGatccatctattcatttattaaccagtaaatatttattgagggtcttCTATGGCTCAATACTGTTCTGAATGTTGGGGtaataataaaaactacaatgtttattgagggcttattatgtgccaggtactgtgcttaGCACTTTACATGAAGTCTCTTATCTTGCAATGATCATGCCTTCAAGTTCCATGcatgaatgaaagagaaaataaagatccCAAAGGATACTAAGATGGTAAGGTAATAGACTgaatcaaaggaaatgaaataaaacggGGGGAGAGTCATCAGAATGCATGAAACCAACCATACAAGTACAAGATATGAAGTGTGATTTCACAACTTCAGATGGGAAAGAGATAGTGTTGTAGGTAGCTGTGAACTTAGTAGAATCAACTGAATATAATGTGGGTGCCTAAGTGCAAATACAAGTGTGGGCTTTATTAATAGACATGTACTGTACAAACCCAAAGAGACTGTGGTTCTGCTCTCTTAGCAGGACTTGGGGAGTGTTGGGATGGAGAGAATAAGGGAGAAGCAGAGTCAAGGGTGAATCCTGTGGCTTTTTTGCTTGAGCAACTGGGCGGATGGTGTGCCAttcaacaacaatgaaaacagagAACACAGAAGGAGGATAGATTTTTAGAGGAAGATGATGAGGTCAGTTTTGGACACGTCAAGTTTGAAGAACTCTTACAAGATTAGCTTTAACTAAGAAAAATGGCAATTCTTCCATTGAAATGATGTAAAGAAGAAAGGATACATGCAGGCTATACAAGCAGGTTTGTTTGGTGGTGGGAAGTTGAGTTTCCTTCTGATggcttctaatttattttttctctgtgaaGCAGGAGGTGAGGCTATCTGTTCAGAGACAGTAAGAAGGGGTCAGAGTCAAGGAACGTGGAACAGGTtcctgttatgggttgaattgtgtccctcaaaaGGAATATGTTAAAGTCCAACACCCCTGCCCCTAACCTATGAATATAACCTTATCTGGAAAAAGGATCTTcacagatgtaatcaagttaagataaggtcatcagggtggaccctaatccagtatgagtGGAGTCCTTATAAgatgagaagagacacagagacaggtaCAAAAGAAGTCCATGtgctgacagaggcagagactggagttaaAAAAGTCAAGAAACAGCAAGGATTCCTGGCAAtgaccagaagctaggaagagacaaggaaagatcctcctcccctagagccttcagataGAGCGTGATCcttgtcaacaccttgattttgatcagaatttttttttttttttttttttttgcggtacgcaggcctctcactgctgtggcctctcccgttgcggagcacaggctctggacgcgcaggcgcagcggccatggctcacgggcccagccgctccgcggcacgtgggatcttcccggaccgggggcacaaacccgtgtcccctgcatcggtaggcggactctcaaccactgtgccaccagggaagcccaacaccttgattttggacttcttatctccagaactgtgagaaaatacatttccattgttttatgCCACctggcttgttttttttgttgttgttgttatggaaGTCCTAGGAATCTAATACAGTTATAAACAGTAGTTTTGGAAAAGGGGGGCAGAGTTGAGCGTAATAAAGGTTGGTATCCATATTTGATGGTACCAATATGTTCCTTGCATGATTTTCTCCAATAGTACTCAATAACCTAGATGCAGGCATGGTGTCTCTCTAGGTGGGGGGGCAGGGATAGAAAGACATTTGAGCAAGGGAGTTATATTGCAAGAGATAAGCAATTACAGTGACAGACTGTATGATCTGAGCTAGATAGAAGGAGAGAGATGAGAGGGTTGACAGACTACTGTGtaaagagaagagataaaaggCCTGGAGGTCTCAATGAGGTAGAAATGACAAGTGTGCTAGGAATGAATGGACACTTAAAGAGTAGGAtggtgagggaattccctggctgtccagtggttagggctccatgcttccactgcagggggcacaggttcgatctctggtcggggaaataagatcctgcaagccgcatggtgtggccaaaaaaaaaaaaaggacggtgAGAACCCAGAATggcataaattaaaattttcataattaaaacaaTTCTGGTGATGAGGTTCGGGAATTGGCCACGGGAATGGGCGGCTGGACacctcatagaaatggaatcatactcgtagtgtatgtagccttttgcgattgacttctttcacttagcataatgttttaaagGGTCAGCCATATTGgagtgtatcagtagttcattccttgtTATTGCTGAGAAATAATCTATTTtctggatatatcacattttatttatccatttcatcagttgaaggatatttaggttgtttttggctattatgaataatgttgtgATGAACAACCATATACAattttttgtgtgggcatatgttttaatttctcttaaatatatacctaggaatggaatcactgggccatatggtaactttatgtttatcatttttaggaacaaccagactgttttccaaacatCACATACATCAATGTATGAGGgatccagtttttccacatccttgtcagcactttgTATTACATGTCTGCTTGATTATAGCCATCTAGTGGgcatgtgaagtggtatctcattgtgtgtatgtgtgtgtgtgtgtttgtgtttccctaatgactaataatgttgatcatcttttcattaGCTtcttgaccatttgtatatcttctttgagagacgtctattcaaatcctttgcccatttttttttttttttttttttggtggtacgcgggcctctcactgttgtggcctctcccgctgcggagcaacaggctccggacgcgcaggcccagcggccatggctcacgggcacagccgctccgccgcatgtgggatcttcccggaccggggcacgaacccgtgtcccctgcatcggcaggcggactctcaaccactgcaccaccagggaagccctcctttgcccatttttgactgggtgttttttttttaattactgagttGTAGACTTCTTTGGATATTCTgcatacaagtcccttatcagatatgtgatttacaaatattttctcccattctataccTTTTCgctttcttgatggtatctttTGCaacataaaagtttaaatttttatgtagtccaatttatctatttttttcttttgttatttgtaCTTTCGATGTTTTATCTAAGAAGGCTTTGCCTAAAagaaggtcacaaagatttactcttatgttttcttctaagagctttatagtttagctcttatatttggatctgtgatccattttgagttaattgtcCATATGGTGTGAAATaggagtccaacttcattcttttgcattgtcttttaaaatttttgtgaataTGTATTATACCTCCACAGCTGTAATATGCCTGAGGGCAAGGACCAAGTTCtacttctttgtattttccataAAACCAAtgagtaaactttttttttcagaataaggTTTTGAGAGTGATatggatatttttctttcaattttattttattttattattattattttttcagccGCACTGCGctgcttgcaagatcttagttcactgaccagggatcaaacccgggcccctggcagtggaagctcagagtcctaaccattggactaccagggaattcccttttctttcaattttaaagGTAATTATATAGATACAGTACAAACTCCAAACAACGCAAAAGGATATATAGTGAAAAAAATATGTCTCCTTTCCAGACCTAACCTCCTAGTCTCCCAGCCCTCTTCTTCAGAATCAACCATCATAACTActattaccagtttcttgtgtttccttccagtGATTTTCTACAGCTACACTAGCACATACTTAGGATAGGATCCAAAGTCTTTACCATGGCCAACAAGCTCCCCCATGATCTGGCCTCTAGGGCCAGGTTGTCAACCTCATCTCTTACCATACTCTTCCTTATTCATTTGGCTCTAGGCCGTGAtaacctcctttctcttccttggaaaCACCAAGCATTCTCTCATGTTGGGACCTTTGCACTTGTGTTCTCTCTGCCCAGCATGCTCTTTTCCAAGATATTTACATGggtcactctctcatttcattcacatttctttttttttttggctgcgccacacagcttgcaggatcttagttccccaaccagggattgaacccagacccccggcagtgaaagcaccgagtcctaaccactggactgccagggaatgccCTTGAAACTTTTTCTTGACAATATCATCACCATCTTTGCACTGATGACATC includes:
- the GDF5 gene encoding growth/differentiation factor 5, which translates into the protein MRLPKVLTFLLWHLAWLDLEFICTVLGAPDLGQRPQGARPGLAKAEAKERPPLAQNIFRPGGHSYGGGATNARAKGGTGQTGALTQPKKDEPKKLPPRSGGPEPKPGHPPQTRQAATWTVTPKGQLLGGKAPPKTGSVPSPFLLKKAREPGSPREPKEPFRPPPITPHEYMLSLYRTLSEADRKGGNNSVKLEAGLANTITSFIDKGQDDQGPAIRKQRYMFDISALEKDGLLGAELRIMRKKPSDTAKPVAPSSGRAAQLKLSSCPSGRQPAALLDVRSMPGLDGSGWEVFDIWKLFRNFKNLAQLCLELEAWERGRALDLRGLGFDRAARQVHEKALFLVFGRTKKRDLFFNEIKARSGQDDKTVYEYLFSQRRKRRAPLATRQGKRPSKNPKARCSRKALHVNFKDMGWDDWIIAPLEYEAFHCEGLCEFPLRSHLEPTNHAVIQTLMNSMDPESTPPTCCVPTRLSPISILFIDSANNVVYKQYEDMVVESCGCR